Proteins encoded together in one Desulfosporosinus meridiei DSM 13257 window:
- a CDS encoding PhoU domain-containing protein, which yields MELTDYAIETKVKFSEQANQDLLNMFTKVQEIFTMSLEVLKTDDVALSEKVLQYDDIIDDLEITLRKGHIERLSQGTCNGSHGATFLNIISNLERIGDHAVNIAKYTLLHRKD from the coding sequence GTGGAACTTACAGATTATGCTATCGAAACGAAGGTTAAATTCTCAGAACAAGCCAACCAAGACCTTCTCAATATGTTCACTAAAGTTCAAGAGATCTTTACCATGTCCTTAGAAGTATTAAAAACAGATGATGTTGCCTTATCAGAAAAAGTGCTCCAATACGATGATATTATTGATGATTTAGAAATCACCTTGCGTAAGGGGCATATTGAACGTCTCAGTCAAGGAACTTGTAATGGAAGTCACGGTGCCACCTTCCTCAATATTATTAGTAATCTGGAACGTATTGGCGATCACGCTGTAAATATTGCAAAGTACACTCTATTACACAGGAAAGACTAA
- a CDS encoding ABC transporter permease, whose amino-acid sequence MKQFGKLLSFLGIAVLTLSISILLILLVGSSVNQAFFSFISGIFGSFYSVSEVMVKATPLILTGLGVAVGSRSGFINIGAEGQLYMGAIAVTCIAFWLNDLPAIVMIPLVILGGFVFGGIWSVIPGFLKARFGISEVITTLMFNYIALSIVGILVRTWLKDPATSLPMSAFLPDGATLPALISTTRLHAGLLVALISVVLVWLLVWKTPTGYEMRAVGLNPRASKCSGISVYKNIILSSLISGGLAGIAGVCEVSGLHHKLLEGISPGYGYIAIIVALLGKNHPVGVVISALGIAALQVGSLGMQRMAGVPTSISSIIMGVVVLLILARKSLFRRLLTDE is encoded by the coding sequence ATGAAACAGTTTGGAAAACTTCTGTCTTTTCTCGGTATTGCTGTCCTGACGTTATCAATCTCGATTTTGCTCATTCTCTTGGTTGGCAGCAGCGTTAACCAAGCATTCTTCAGTTTTATATCCGGAATTTTCGGCTCCTTCTATTCTGTTTCTGAGGTTATGGTGAAAGCTACTCCGTTGATCCTGACAGGTTTAGGGGTTGCAGTGGGTTCTCGAAGTGGGTTTATAAACATCGGTGCTGAAGGGCAGCTTTATATGGGTGCTATTGCGGTTACTTGTATTGCTTTCTGGCTGAATGATCTGCCTGCAATAGTAATGATTCCTCTAGTGATTCTGGGCGGTTTTGTTTTTGGCGGCATTTGGTCGGTAATTCCCGGTTTTTTAAAGGCTCGGTTTGGGATATCAGAGGTAATTACTACTCTCATGTTTAATTATATCGCTCTAAGTATAGTAGGAATTTTAGTGCGCACTTGGCTCAAGGATCCCGCCACTTCCTTACCTATGTCGGCTTTTCTGCCCGATGGTGCTACACTGCCAGCCCTTATAAGCACTACAAGGCTGCACGCTGGCCTCTTGGTTGCCCTGATTTCTGTTGTCCTTGTCTGGCTTCTGGTTTGGAAAACACCTACAGGCTATGAAATGCGGGCAGTGGGTCTAAATCCCAGGGCCAGTAAGTGCTCTGGTATCTCCGTTTATAAAAACATCATCCTTTCCTCACTGATAAGCGGCGGGCTTGCCGGAATTGCAGGTGTGTGCGAGGTATCTGGATTGCATCACAAGTTGCTTGAAGGTATCTCCCCAGGCTATGGGTATATCGCAATTATAGTTGCGCTCTTAGGGAAGAATCATCCCGTTGGTGTGGTCATCTCCGCCTTGGGAATCGCGGCCCTTCAAGTTGGTTCATTAGGAATGCAGCGTATGGCCGGGGTGCCGACCTCTATTTCATCCATTATCATGGGGGTTGTCGTTTTATTAATTCTGGCCCGTAAAAGTTTATTCCGCCGACTTTTAACCGACGAATAG
- a CDS encoding ABC transporter ATP-binding protein, with protein MALLSMKNINKSFFGKMANSQVCFDLEPGEIHALLGENGAGKTTLMNILYGIYAKDSGDIFWKGQAVSFTSPRDAIAFQIGMVHQHFMLVPTLTVSQNITLGLKEKGYPFPDRKALNATITEVAQKYGLQIDVNAYISNLSVGEQQRVEIIKLLYRDAELLILDEPTAMLTPQETEYFFEVLRKLRADGHAVIIITHRIPEIMNISDRVTVLRDGYNVVTAKTSDISEQELSRYMIGRQLQIIQREAIMSNTGREGIAFEEVSLQERGRERLNSLSLQIAPGEIVGVAGVDGNGQKELVEVILGIRKQTSGKIRMDGVDMSSMSVLERKKLGIGYISDDRHQDGLVMDMSLMDNILLKTHTDRRFIKHGLIDTHLVRAETQKAVEDYAIKTPGLNTPLRYLSGGNQQKLILAREMAGNPKAIIAHQPTRGLDIGATEFVQQQLLQHRSNGCSILLISADLEEILLLSDRVAVIYQGCFMGIFPNNKELDLSQIGLMMAGKTSEARKESL; from the coding sequence ATGGCTTTGCTTTCCATGAAGAACATCAATAAATCCTTTTTTGGAAAAATGGCCAATAGCCAGGTCTGTTTCGATCTGGAGCCCGGAGAAATCCATGCCCTCTTGGGGGAAAATGGAGCAGGGAAAACCACTTTGATGAATATTTTGTACGGCATCTATGCAAAGGATTCCGGTGATATTTTCTGGAAAGGGCAAGCGGTTTCCTTTACATCACCCAGAGATGCCATTGCTTTTCAGATTGGTATGGTTCACCAGCACTTCATGTTGGTTCCTACCTTAACTGTGTCTCAGAACATAACCCTAGGGCTAAAAGAGAAGGGATATCCCTTTCCTGACCGCAAAGCTCTTAATGCAACTATTACAGAAGTTGCACAGAAATATGGGCTTCAGATTGATGTTAATGCTTACATCTCTAACCTATCTGTGGGCGAACAGCAAAGAGTAGAGATTATTAAACTTCTCTACAGAGATGCGGAACTGCTTATCTTGGACGAACCCACTGCAATGCTGACTCCACAGGAGACAGAATACTTTTTTGAGGTACTGCGTAAACTGCGGGCGGACGGCCATGCGGTGATCATCATTACTCACCGCATCCCTGAGATTATGAACATTAGCGACCGGGTCACGGTTCTACGAGACGGGTATAATGTGGTGACAGCGAAAACCAGTGACATCAGCGAGCAAGAGTTATCTCGTTATATGATTGGACGTCAACTTCAGATTATTCAGCGGGAGGCTATCATGTCCAACACCGGCAGAGAGGGAATTGCCTTTGAAGAGGTTTCACTGCAAGAAAGGGGCAGAGAGCGGCTTAATTCCCTTTCCTTGCAAATTGCGCCAGGGGAAATCGTCGGGGTAGCAGGGGTTGATGGCAATGGGCAAAAGGAGCTGGTTGAAGTAATTCTGGGCATCCGTAAACAAACCAGTGGGAAGATCAGGATGGATGGGGTAGATATGAGCTCAATGAGCGTACTTGAACGTAAGAAGCTGGGAATTGGCTATATTTCAGATGACCGTCATCAAGACGGTCTAGTGATGGATATGAGCCTAATGGACAATATCCTTTTAAAAACCCACACCGACCGTCGGTTCATTAAGCATGGACTGATCGATACCCACTTAGTGCGGGCAGAGACCCAAAAGGCAGTTGAAGACTATGCCATTAAAACCCCAGGGTTGAATACCCCTCTGCGCTACCTTTCCGGGGGAAATCAGCAAAAGTTGATCTTAGCCCGGGAAATGGCAGGTAATCCCAAAGCTATCATAGCGCATCAGCCCACCCGGGGGCTGGATATTGGTGCAACGGAGTTTGTCCAACAGCAGCTGCTTCAACACAGGTCGAACGGGTGCAGTATTCTCCTCATCTCGGCCGATTTGGAAGAAATTCTTTTACTAAGCGATAGGGTCGCTGTGATTTATCAAGGGTGCTTCATGGGAATCTTCCCTAATAATAAAGAACTGGATTTATCCCAGATCGGACTTATGATGGCTGGCAAAACGTCTGAAGCAAGGAAGGAATCACTATGA
- a CDS encoding aldo/keto reductase — protein MEYAQYGKTGMKVSRFGLGCMRFPSDEKEAIEMVRYAIDHGVNYLDTAFIYKDSEIITGKALKGGYRNKTYLATKSPIWNIDKHDDFEKYLDEELIRLGTDHIDVYLLHNMNHGHWEKVKKYDGLTFLDKMVKKGKITHKAFSIHNTLNAFKEIVDAYDWEMAQIQLNILDEKQQVGVEGLKYAADKGLAVVIMEPLRGGYILNTVPQEAQDLINQYPEKRSLVEWCFRWLYNMPEVSLILSGTSTLQQLKDNLKIFENTASNVMSEEDLNLIKMIREAYEAKKSIGCTGCSYCMPCPQGVTIPEIFKLYNSQQLMKSHPIDKVVYQSNLVPNGTGADQCVACGICIENCPQSLEIPELLEKVHAEFMGSTYTPQR, from the coding sequence ATGGAATATGCACAATATGGAAAAACAGGGATGAAAGTGTCTAGATTCGGACTTGGTTGCATGCGATTTCCTTCAGATGAAAAAGAGGCTATTGAAATGGTGCGTTATGCCATTGATCACGGGGTGAATTATCTTGACACCGCCTTTATTTACAAAGACAGCGAGATTATTACGGGTAAGGCTTTAAAGGGTGGTTATCGAAACAAAACCTACTTAGCTACCAAAAGCCCAATTTGGAATATTGATAAACACGATGACTTTGAAAAATATCTGGATGAAGAATTGATACGACTTGGAACAGACCATATTGATGTATATCTTCTTCATAATATGAATCACGGCCACTGGGAAAAGGTTAAAAAGTATGATGGACTGACCTTCTTAGATAAAATGGTTAAAAAAGGGAAAATTACTCATAAGGCATTCTCAATTCATAATACCTTAAATGCATTTAAAGAGATTGTAGACGCCTACGATTGGGAGATGGCTCAAATTCAGCTGAATATCTTAGACGAGAAGCAACAAGTGGGTGTGGAAGGTTTAAAATACGCAGCAGATAAAGGCCTGGCCGTAGTAATTATGGAACCGCTTAGAGGGGGCTATATATTAAATACTGTACCCCAGGAAGCACAGGATTTAATCAATCAATATCCCGAAAAGCGTTCGTTGGTAGAGTGGTGCTTTAGATGGCTTTACAATATGCCGGAAGTATCCCTAATCTTAAGTGGTACAAGTACTTTACAACAGTTAAAGGATAATCTGAAGATATTTGAAAATACGGCTTCCAATGTTATGTCAGAAGAAGATTTAAACTTGATCAAAATGATTCGTGAGGCATATGAAGCGAAAAAGAGCATTGGCTGCACCGGTTGTAGTTACTGTATGCCATGCCCACAAGGTGTAACAATCCCTGAAATATTTAAGCTTTATAACAGCCAGCAGCTTATGAAATCACATCCAATCGACAAAGTGGTCTATCAAAGTAATCTGGTGCCTAATGGCACTGGTGCAGATCAATGTGTAGCTTGTGGAATCTGTATAGAAAATTGCCCACAGTCTTTAGAAATTCCAGAGTTACTAGAAAAGGTTCATGCTGAATTTATGGGCAGCACCTACACACCACAGAGATAG
- a CDS encoding tyrosine-type recombinase/integrase produces the protein MKDNYSAEFSTLPHFAQDYINHLAVINKSKNTQYAYSNELRLFFQFLCDSLPTFPSSPEGINLLYHMDKIGHRDIEAYLSWASIKRNNGVRALARKQAVIKSLYRYLLREDMISKDVTIKLDPFNVNQKLPKALEPNEIADLTDALETGVGLSAGQLKYHVYTEKRDYAIVLTLIGTGLRLSELCNLDISKTNLNKGFFEILRKGNKETVIYFNDDVAKALNDYLQNERPRYVRKNLDPLFLSIQGNRISKRAVQNLISKYMTILKTLGHNTEGFSVHKMRSTFATLLLRETDNLAIVQDALGHSDPRTTRIYAKVLDEQLKRAADLIKFK, from the coding sequence ATGAAAGATAATTATAGCGCTGAATTTTCTACCCTTCCCCATTTCGCACAAGATTATATTAATCACTTGGCTGTTATTAATAAATCAAAAAATACTCAATATGCATATTCCAATGAACTTAGACTGTTCTTTCAATTCCTCTGTGATTCTCTGCCCACTTTCCCCTCCTCTCCCGAAGGCATTAACTTATTATATCACATGGATAAGATCGGACATCGGGATATTGAAGCTTATTTAAGTTGGGCGAGCATTAAGCGGAATAATGGCGTACGAGCACTTGCCCGAAAGCAAGCAGTCATAAAATCTCTTTACCGCTATCTACTACGCGAGGATATGATTTCTAAAGACGTGACAATCAAACTAGACCCCTTCAATGTTAATCAAAAGCTTCCTAAGGCCTTAGAACCTAATGAAATTGCCGACTTAACAGACGCTTTAGAAACTGGTGTAGGATTATCAGCAGGCCAACTCAAATATCACGTCTATACCGAGAAACGAGATTATGCCATTGTCCTTACCTTGATTGGTACAGGACTGCGGCTATCTGAACTTTGTAACCTTGATATCAGCAAGACAAACCTTAATAAAGGCTTTTTTGAGATCCTCCGTAAAGGGAATAAAGAGACTGTCATTTATTTTAATGACGATGTAGCCAAAGCCCTGAATGATTATCTGCAGAATGAGCGCCCCCGTTATGTCCGCAAAAACCTTGACCCTCTTTTTCTCTCAATCCAAGGAAACCGAATAAGCAAGAGAGCCGTACAAAATCTTATCTCTAAATATATGACCATTCTCAAAACTCTTGGCCATAACACAGAGGGCTTCAGTGTTCATAAGATGCGCTCAACATTTGCCACTTTGCTCCTTCGGGAAACGGACAATTTGGCCATTGTCCAGGACGCTCTGGGCCATTCTGATCCCAGAACCACGAGAATTTATGCCAAAGTCCTTGATGAGCAATTAAAGCGAGCTGCAGACTTGATTAAATTTAAATAG
- a CDS encoding amidohydrolase family protein encodes MKKKILIKNARAIVTCDASDQVFQDMDMLIEGSQIVQIGKSIATQDAEVIDGRDKFVYPGLINTHHHFFQTFVRNLMTIDYPNLLVVEWLDKIYRIFQKIDSEVIYYSSLTAMGDLLKHGCTCAFDHQYCYTRASGKLLVDRQMEAAAQLGIRYHAGRGTNTLPRSKGSTIPDNMLETTDEFISDCERLIDLYHDSDPFSMKQIVVAPCQPINSYIETFKESVALARAKGVRLHTHLGEGENVIMQERWNKRTLGWCEDIGFIGSDVWIAHGWELHPEEFKFMGQTGTGVSHCPSPAVLGGFPILDMKALQKDKVIISLGCDGSATNDSSSLLDSLRMAYLMQAYHSKERGGCLSPYELLKIATVNGAKTLGRDKLGSLEVGKAADLFMINTGVLELTGTLHDPKNILARVGVTGPVWLTMVNGKVVFKDGQLLGVDEGAVAEEGEKVCTRVLRNECEAFR; translated from the coding sequence ATGAAAAAGAAAATCTTAATTAAAAATGCCCGGGCCATTGTGACATGTGACGCTTCTGATCAAGTGTTTCAGGATATGGATATGCTTATCGAGGGATCACAGATTGTGCAGATTGGCAAGAGCATAGCAACTCAGGATGCTGAAGTCATCGATGGGCGAGATAAATTCGTTTATCCCGGCCTGATCAACACCCATCACCATTTTTTTCAAACCTTTGTCAGAAACCTGATGACCATCGATTATCCTAATCTGCTGGTAGTCGAATGGCTGGACAAAATTTACCGCATCTTTCAAAAAATTGATTCTGAGGTCATCTATTATTCCTCATTGACTGCTATGGGAGACTTACTTAAGCACGGCTGCACCTGTGCTTTCGATCACCAGTATTGCTATACACGCGCCTCGGGCAAGCTGCTGGTCGACCGTCAGATGGAGGCTGCTGCCCAACTGGGCATTAGGTATCACGCAGGCAGAGGCACTAACACACTCCCACGTAGTAAAGGGAGTACAATTCCCGATAACATGCTGGAGACGACGGATGAATTCATTTCCGACTGTGAGCGACTGATTGATTTGTATCATGATTCGGATCCCTTTTCCATGAAGCAGATCGTCGTGGCTCCCTGCCAGCCTATTAACAGCTACATAGAAACCTTTAAAGAATCAGTAGCTCTGGCTAGAGCAAAAGGTGTCCGCTTACATACCCACCTAGGCGAAGGAGAAAATGTAATTATGCAGGAACGCTGGAATAAGCGTACTCTGGGGTGGTGTGAGGATATCGGCTTTATCGGCTCGGATGTTTGGATTGCCCATGGCTGGGAGCTGCATCCCGAGGAATTCAAGTTCATGGGACAAACAGGCACAGGAGTTTCCCATTGTCCCTCACCTGCGGTCTTGGGGGGGTTCCCGATCCTGGATATGAAAGCTCTTCAGAAGGATAAGGTGATCATCAGCCTCGGATGCGATGGTTCCGCAACCAATGACAGTTCCAGTCTCTTGGATTCCTTGAGGATGGCCTATCTTATGCAGGCTTACCACAGTAAGGAGCGAGGAGGGTGCCTTTCCCCTTATGAATTGCTGAAAATAGCAACAGTGAACGGGGCAAAAACCTTGGGTCGGGATAAATTAGGCTCATTGGAGGTAGGAAAGGCTGCTGACTTGTTCATGATCAACACCGGAGTCCTAGAACTGACGGGCACTTTGCATGATCCAAAAAACATCCTGGCCCGGGTGGGTGTGACCGGTCCGGTCTGGCTGACGATGGTCAACGGTAAGGTTGTCTTCAAGGACGGTCAGCTGTTGGGTGTTGACGAAGGGGCAGTGGCCGAAGAAGGGGAAAAGGTTTGTACGCGGGTGCTGCGCAATGAATGTGAGGCCTTCCGCTAA
- a CDS encoding BMP family protein yields MKVFKGLVLLMCMLVLLTGCGSGAAQETTSKDQKMKVALLLSGPANDQGWNATALEGLKAAETKFGLETTYSENVGVADTESAYNDYAARGYDLIIGHGFQFGDPAVRVAQKFPKLHFMATEANSQAENMASYVMSCEQGGYLMGILSASMSKTGKIGVIGGIEQPSIIKELEAFKLGAKKVNPNIVVYEIYVNSFTDVSAGKDAALSMIDKGADVLYHVANQAGTGAIKAAEEKGILACGNSYDQNSIAPNTVMCSTVYNMPTVILTAVDAVKNGTFKGGITHLGMKEKVVDISPYHSFESKIPEATKKLIEATKKQITEGTLTVPVIEKSTK; encoded by the coding sequence ATGAAAGTATTTAAAGGGCTCGTACTTCTAATGTGTATGTTAGTTCTGTTAACCGGGTGCGGCAGCGGCGCTGCCCAAGAGACGACGTCAAAAGATCAGAAAATGAAAGTGGCCCTGCTCCTCTCCGGTCCCGCCAATGATCAGGGCTGGAATGCAACAGCTTTAGAGGGACTTAAGGCTGCTGAAACAAAGTTTGGGTTAGAAACTACCTATTCGGAAAATGTCGGCGTCGCTGACACGGAATCTGCTTATAATGATTATGCTGCGCGGGGTTATGATCTAATCATCGGCCACGGTTTTCAGTTTGGAGATCCGGCAGTTCGAGTAGCTCAAAAATTCCCTAAGCTCCATTTTATGGCAACAGAGGCCAATTCTCAAGCTGAGAATATGGCTTCCTATGTAATGAGCTGCGAACAAGGTGGATATTTGATGGGTATCCTATCTGCTTCAATGTCCAAAACTGGCAAAATCGGAGTCATCGGCGGTATCGAGCAACCATCAATTATCAAGGAACTTGAAGCTTTTAAACTGGGCGCAAAAAAAGTAAACCCTAACATTGTTGTTTATGAAATTTACGTTAATTCATTTACGGATGTTTCTGCCGGGAAAGATGCGGCCCTATCCATGATTGACAAAGGTGCGGATGTTCTCTACCACGTTGCCAACCAAGCGGGTACCGGTGCCATCAAGGCTGCAGAGGAAAAAGGTATTCTGGCTTGCGGAAATTCCTACGATCAGAATTCAATTGCACCTAATACTGTGATGTGTTCCACTGTGTATAATATGCCGACAGTCATCCTGACTGCAGTGGATGCTGTTAAAAATGGTACCTTCAAAGGCGGCATCACTCACTTAGGCATGAAAGAAAAAGTCGTCGATATTTCCCCGTACCATTCCTTTGAAAGCAAGATTCCCGAAGCTACCAAGAAACTCATCGAAGCTACCAAGAAACAGATTACTGAGGGAACACTAACCGTCCCAGTTATTGAGAAATCCACGAAGTAG
- a CDS encoding MerR family transcriptional regulator, with protein sequence MKETLSIGEISALFHLNVQTLIYYDSIGLLVPIERNPTNGYRKYRFDQIYKLATIRYLRRLGYSLKEIQASYLESRDIDSNLEQLKKQSSIIRKKAENLLNTDRAIQQKIHFIEQELPNVDIECVSIKAFPERFYFPIGGEELLYGDDWFYLNPTVVFYKNDSKYFGAYLFDDGENTILQKETSDSLRFPVIPAGRYLCGYHQGAYEHIYASAQRIREAGGDLDLADITINFNIIDQFVERDNRNYITEVQIPIIDSEEHRELLLGI encoded by the coding sequence ATGAAAGAAACTCTTAGCATTGGCGAGATAAGTGCTTTATTTCATTTAAATGTCCAAACACTCATCTATTATGATTCAATTGGGCTGCTAGTCCCCATTGAACGGAACCCGACCAACGGCTATCGCAAATATCGATTCGATCAGATCTATAAGCTGGCCACCATACGTTATCTGCGTCGCCTAGGTTATTCCCTCAAGGAAATTCAGGCTTCTTATTTAGAATCCCGTGATATCGATTCTAACTTGGAGCAGCTAAAAAAGCAGTCAAGTATCATCAGAAAAAAAGCAGAAAACCTGCTTAATACTGACAGGGCAATTCAGCAGAAAATTCATTTCATCGAACAGGAATTGCCCAATGTAGACATTGAGTGCGTTTCAATTAAGGCATTCCCCGAGAGGTTCTATTTTCCTATAGGAGGAGAAGAGCTGCTCTATGGGGATGATTGGTTCTATCTCAATCCAACGGTGGTGTTTTACAAAAACGATTCCAAATATTTTGGTGCTTATCTCTTTGACGATGGAGAAAACACAATCCTGCAAAAAGAAACGTCTGATTCTCTGCGCTTTCCTGTTATACCCGCCGGGCGCTATCTCTGCGGGTATCATCAGGGTGCTTATGAACACATCTACGCAAGTGCCCAGCGGATTCGTGAGGCGGGTGGAGATTTAGATCTTGCTGATATAACCATAAACTTTAATATCATTGATCAATTTGTGGAACGAGACAACAGGAACTACATTACTGAAGTGCAAATCCCGATTATCGACAGCGAGGAACATCGGGAGCTTTTATTAGGGATTTGA
- the sfsA gene encoding DNA/RNA nuclease SfsA produces the protein MKYSSVKIARFIRRPNRFIAHVIVDNNEEIVHVKNTGRCREILQEGAMVILEEAKNTGRKTKYSLIASYKGDVLINIDSQVPNLVVFDGINEGKIKEFREVTQLSKEVIYGNSRFDLYFESNDQRGFIEVKGVTLETEGIAMFPDAPTQRGCKHIYEMIKAVEEGYAGFIFFLIQMKGVNYFTPFEIRDPEFTKALRLASEKGVTILAYDSIVSEDGITIGTPVEVRLC, from the coding sequence TTGAAGTATTCATCTGTTAAAATTGCAAGATTTATAAGACGGCCTAATAGATTTATTGCTCACGTAATAGTAGACAATAATGAAGAAATTGTCCATGTTAAAAATACCGGGCGATGCAGAGAGATACTCCAAGAAGGAGCTATGGTAATTCTGGAAGAAGCAAAAAATACAGGGCGCAAGACGAAGTACTCCCTTATAGCCAGCTATAAGGGAGATGTTCTGATCAATATCGATTCACAAGTCCCCAATCTGGTGGTGTTTGATGGTATCAATGAGGGGAAAATTAAGGAATTTCGCGAAGTTACACAACTTTCCAAAGAGGTTATTTACGGTAATTCTAGATTTGATCTATACTTTGAAAGCAACGATCAAAGAGGGTTCATTGAAGTAAAAGGTGTAACCCTTGAAACTGAAGGCATTGCCATGTTCCCAGATGCTCCTACTCAGAGAGGCTGCAAGCATATTTATGAAATGATCAAAGCTGTTGAAGAAGGGTATGCAGGGTTCATCTTCTTTCTCATTCAAATGAAAGGCGTAAACTATTTTACCCCCTTTGAGATAAGGGATCCGGAATTCACAAAAGCCTTAAGGCTCGCCAGTGAAAAAGGAGTGACTATCCTGGCTTATGATTCGATAGTTTCTGAAGACGGGATAACCATAGGCACTCCGGTAGAAGTCCGTCTTTGCTAG
- a CDS encoding ABC transporter permease, whose protein sequence is MDSEIIALITMYLVASVRMATPLILAGLGEAVSEKAGILNIGVEAIMLSGAFFSFIVAFFTGNLFLGLLTGIVGGILVSMIHAVLSIHCKANQTIAGLALNFMVMGLTSFLFLIVFGQTTTIPACNMFGDLKIPLLASIPIIGPALFNQNLFVYLALIGIILTAIFFYKTEWGINLHAVGEHPQAANSAGLNVFAIRYFACFINGVLGGLGGASITLGQLGFFMENVTSGRGYIALVAVILGRRNPIGILAAAMVIGFSQALQYNLQTLGFPIPTQVFTMFPYLVAVIVLFLSIGKSIDPSALGIPFERNKR, encoded by the coding sequence ATGGATTCTGAAATTATTGCGCTGATTACCATGTATTTAGTAGCCTCTGTCAGGATGGCAACCCCGCTCATCCTAGCGGGATTGGGAGAGGCTGTTTCTGAAAAAGCTGGAATCCTGAATATCGGCGTTGAAGCAATTATGCTATCCGGAGCGTTTTTCAGCTTCATCGTTGCTTTTTTTACTGGTAATCTATTCCTGGGTCTATTAACGGGTATTGTTGGCGGGATCTTAGTCAGCATGATCCATGCTGTGTTGAGTATCCATTGTAAAGCAAACCAGACCATTGCAGGTCTGGCACTTAACTTTATGGTTATGGGGCTGACAAGCTTCCTGTTCTTAATTGTCTTTGGTCAAACAACGACCATTCCAGCTTGCAATATGTTTGGTGACCTAAAAATCCCTTTGCTGGCCAGTATTCCGATCATAGGCCCAGCTCTGTTTAATCAAAACCTATTTGTCTATTTAGCTTTAATTGGCATTATACTAACAGCGATTTTCTTTTATAAAACGGAGTGGGGCATCAATCTGCATGCTGTTGGAGAACACCCGCAGGCGGCGAATTCTGCAGGTCTGAATGTCTTTGCAATTCGTTACTTTGCCTGTTTTATAAACGGTGTATTAGGCGGATTAGGGGGAGCGAGTATAACCCTGGGACAACTGGGGTTCTTTATGGAGAATGTTACCTCAGGAAGAGGGTATATCGCCTTGGTGGCTGTAATCCTAGGACGGCGTAATCCCATCGGGATTCTTGCGGCTGCCATGGTCATCGGATTTTCCCAGGCACTGCAGTACAACCTTCAAACCTTGGGTTTCCCGATTCCGACTCAAGTATTCACCATGTTCCCTTATCTGGTTGCCGTCATCGTACTCTTCTTATCAATTGGTAAAAGTATTGACCCTTCTGCATTAGGTATCCCCTTCGAGCGCAATAAAAGGTAG